One stretch of Candidatus Zixiibacteriota bacterium DNA includes these proteins:
- a CDS encoding DUF3788 domain-containing protein, producing MALSVFDDKSKMPQKDELAKALGRAGTHWENLKGHLSSEYEPLTETWIYSGKPWGWALKLMHKKRAVLYLTPCDGYFFAGFALGEKAVKAAHQSDLPVSVMNIIDESKKYAEGRAVRIEIRNAKAVSAVKKLVSIKMAN from the coding sequence ATGGCACTCAGTGTATTTGACGACAAATCCAAAATGCCGCAAAAAGACGAGTTGGCAAAAGCTCTGGGACGCGCTGGCACGCATTGGGAGAACCTGAAAGGTCATCTGTCCTCAGAGTATGAACCGCTCACGGAAACATGGATATACTCTGGAAAGCCCTGGGGCTGGGCGTTGAAGTTGATGCATAAGAAGCGAGCTGTTCTATACCTCACACCTTGCGACGGATACTTCTTCGCCGGTTTCGCACTTGGGGAAAAAGCAGTGAAGGCTGCCCACCAAAGTGACTTGCCGGTTTCAGTTATGAACATAATTGACGAGTCAAAGAAATACGCCGAGGGAAGAGCTGTCCGTATTGAAATTAGGAATGCTAAGGCAGTCAGTGCGGTGAAGAAACTCGTTTCGATTAAGATGGCGAATTAG
- a CDS encoding sulfite exporter TauE/SafE family protein: MTSCCNLAVIGAITGYSGSQGEGIKKRDVALGALSFMLGTVVAMGILGALAGFVSQTIGSTVGEYWRIFAGFSLVLFGLASLKLIPFKLPAFPNLSSGSSDGPAKSILFGFTVGGGATACSACCNPVLPVVLGVVTLQGNMWWGVVLLGAFAIGWGLPLSAGLLGLGLGVNFMTSKLSKLVSVIRIVGGVVLLISGFYLLGMA, encoded by the coding sequence TTGACATCATGCTGTAATCTTGCAGTGATTGGCGCGATAACGGGCTATTCCGGTTCACAGGGTGAAGGGATAAAGAAGCGGGATGTGGCCTTAGGTGCACTCTCTTTCATGCTGGGTACAGTTGTCGCCATGGGTATCCTGGGAGCTCTTGCTGGTTTTGTTAGTCAGACGATAGGGTCAACCGTTGGCGAATATTGGAGGATCTTCGCAGGATTTTCATTGGTGTTATTTGGATTGGCCAGTTTGAAGCTGATCCCATTCAAGCTTCCTGCGTTTCCAAATTTGTCCAGCGGCTCTTCAGACGGACCGGCCAAATCAATATTATTCGGATTCACAGTCGGAGGTGGTGCTACAGCATGCTCTGCCTGTTGCAATCCAGTCTTACCGGTTGTTCTGGGTGTAGTGACTCTTCAGGGTAATATGTGGTGGGGGGTTGTATTATTAGGAGCATTTGCCATTGGTTGGGGTCTTCCTCTTTCGGCGGGTTTACTCGGATTGGGACTCGGGGTCAACTTCATGACCTCCAAGCTGAGCAAACTCGTATCGGTAATCAGAATAGTGGGGGGAGTGGTTCTGCTGATATCAGGATTCTATCTACTGGGAATGGCGTAA
- a CDS encoding acetyl-CoA synthase subunit gamma, whose protein sequence is MKKQKCKIAETACCGSQADHDSEASISGSSQNSSIKSKDWIIDTIRCGAGDVPVVKTTLLISDRIGSWKARWTFGRMQYTVPPGLYAVGKPTAKSPVFVSANYKMSFDRLRSALNGNHAWIVVLDTKGINVWCAAGKGTFGTEEIVNRIKDVRLDKVVSHHKLILPQLGAPGVAAHEVKASSGFRVIYGPIRASDIPAFLESESRATPEMQRIRFPLWDRIVLVPADLMLHFKYAIIAAICFLLLSGFGPGVYSLDRILSVGISSASLVLTLYVALSVLVPVLLPWLPGRAFSVKGAWLGSCLAILAGWLVLGHSQVPLSNIMVTGWVLIIVASSSFIAMNFTGTSTYTSLSGVLKEMRIAVPLQLVGATVGLVLWITGLFI, encoded by the coding sequence ATGAAAAAGCAGAAGTGTAAAATCGCTGAGACTGCTTGTTGCGGTAGTCAGGCAGACCATGACAGTGAGGCATCGATATCAGGGTCGAGTCAAAACTCATCAATCAAGAGTAAGGACTGGATAATAGATACGATAAGATGCGGTGCGGGGGATGTTCCGGTGGTGAAAACAACCCTTCTTATTTCAGACCGAATCGGCTCGTGGAAAGCAAGATGGACCTTCGGTCGAATGCAATATACAGTCCCTCCGGGATTGTACGCGGTCGGAAAGCCCACGGCAAAATCACCGGTATTTGTTTCGGCTAACTACAAAATGTCATTTGATCGACTCCGTTCAGCTCTGAATGGAAATCACGCTTGGATAGTGGTTCTAGATACCAAAGGTATAAACGTCTGGTGTGCGGCAGGAAAGGGAACATTCGGCACAGAGGAAATAGTGAACCGAATCAAAGATGTAAGGCTCGATAAAGTCGTTTCGCATCACAAACTGATCCTGCCACAACTTGGAGCACCCGGAGTAGCCGCTCACGAGGTCAAGGCGAGCTCAGGATTCCGAGTAATATATGGACCGATCCGCGCCTCGGATATCCCTGCTTTCCTTGAGTCAGAATCAAGGGCCACTCCAGAAATGCAGCGTATACGGTTTCCGTTGTGGGATCGAATAGTATTGGTCCCAGCGGATCTGATGCTACATTTCAAGTACGCGATTATCGCAGCAATCTGTTTTCTATTGCTATCGGGGTTCGGTCCAGGAGTATATTCTCTGGATCGGATATTATCTGTTGGTATCTCCAGCGCATCGCTGGTGCTCACCCTGTATGTTGCACTAAGTGTTCTTGTACCGGTGCTTCTACCCTGGCTACCCGGTCGTGCCTTCTCCGTTAAAGGCGCTTGGCTCGGGAGTTGCCTAGCGATTCTTGCTGGATGGCTTGTGTTAGGCCATTCACAAGTGCCTCTCAGCAATATCATGGTTACTGGGTGGGTACTCATTATCGTCGCGTCGAGCAGTTTTATTGCTATGAATTTCACTGGCACATCTACCTATACTTCATTATCAGGAGTACTCAAAGAAATGCGGATTGCTGTTCCTCTCCAATTGGTCGGGGCAACTGTTGGTCTGGTGCTCTGGATAACGGGACTATTCATTTAA
- a CDS encoding 4Fe-4S binding protein, with protein MVTLRYLPNVTTLNLAPETCSGCKFCVMVCPQAVFAVENKKAKIIDRDACMECGACAQNCPESSITVRSGVGCAYGVLLGKLKNTEPTCGCDVNSSSCC; from the coding sequence ATGGTAACATTGCGATATCTTCCGAACGTTACAACTCTTAATCTTGCTCCAGAAACCTGCAGCGGATGCAAATTCTGTGTCATGGTCTGCCCTCAGGCCGTGTTTGCAGTTGAGAACAAGAAGGCGAAAATAATCGACCGCGACGCCTGCATGGAATGCGGTGCATGTGCTCAAAACTGTCCTGAATCCTCCATTACCGTTCGATCCGGTGTGGGCTGCGCGTATGGTGTCCTCCTTGGTAAGCTCAAGAATACCGAACCGACATGCGGCTGTGATGTGAATTCTTCTTCATGCTGTTAG